Proteins co-encoded in one Aethina tumida isolate Nest 87 chromosome 7, icAetTumi1.1, whole genome shotgun sequence genomic window:
- the LOC126266319 gene encoding probable cytochrome P450 6a23, whose product MLLSTSIILDISLILTTTLFVFLFFAYWSLGYWSRKGLYDNNPVFFYGNAKKLLRRQQNIGEMWRDLYNNIKAKGLKHGGGSIMFVQVYVPVDLDLIKQIMQQDFQHFNSHGVYFHEKEDPLSAHLFALSGSKWRNMRVKMTPTFTSGKMKMMFSRFVECGEGLKKLMDKYSCSGEAIDIKEILQRFTIDIISSCVFGLECNTMENPGNEFATKGKSIFRPRTFKDFLRAVILFIIPHDLLRKINLRSTDYETEKYFLNVLKEIVQYREENNVYRNDFMHLMLQLKNRGEVSDDRKLRSEGKATEGMITFNQLAAQAFVFFTAGFETSSATMTFALYEIAIDKTLQKKMRKEIRTVLEKHGGKLTYEAIKEMELMGRVVEETLRKYPVIAFIPRECTKDYQVPGTNVTINKGTSVGIPVLGIHRDPEIYPDPEKFDPDRFLEKNKRSRHPFAWLPFGEGPRACIGLRFGLMQTKVGLASILTNYDISLSKKTKVPIEFNPSGGPILNVKGDVWINISKHID is encoded by the exons atgttgctTTCGACAAGCATAATTTTGGacatatctttaattttgacCACAacattatttgtgtttttgtttttcgctTACTGGAGTTTGGGCTATTGGTCCAGGAAAGGTCTTTATGACAATAATCCAGTATTCTTCTATGGAAAcgctaaaaaattattaagaagacAACAAAATATAGGAGAAATGTGGCGAGATttatacaacaatattaaagcTAAAGGATTGAAGCATGGAGGAGGTTCGATCATGTTTGTGCAAGTCTATGTACCAGTTGacttagatttaataaaacaaattatgcaGCAAGACTTTCAACACTTTAATAGTCACGGAGTTTATTTTCATGAGAAGGAAGATCCTTTAAGTGCTCACTTATTTGCTTTATCTGGTTCAAAATGGAGAAATATGAGGGTGAAAATGACTCCAACGTTTACTTCTGGTAAAATGAAGATGATGTTTAGCAGATTTGTGGAATGTGGAGAaggtttaaagaaattaatggaCAAATACTCGTGCTCTGGCGAAGCTATagatataaaagaaatacttCAGCGATTCACCATTGACATTATATCATCCTGTGTATTCGGTTTGGAATGTAACACAATGGAAAATCCTGGAAACGAATTTGCCACTAAAGGGAAAAGTATTTTCAGACCAAGGACGTTCAAAGACTTTTTAAGGGCAGTGATTCTGTTTATTATCCCACATGATCTTCTTCGTAAGATCAATTTGAGAAGTACGGATTACGAAACCGAAAAGTACTTCCTTAATGTGTTAAAAGAGATCGTACAATATAGGGAGGAGAATAATGTATACAGAAATGATTTTATGCATCTGATGCTTCAACTAAAAAATAGAGGCGAGGTGTCAGACGATCGAAAATTGAGGAGTGAAGGAAAAGCAACAGAAGGCATGATAACATTTAACCAACTTGCAGCACAAGCATTCGTGTTTTTTACTGCCGGATTTGAAACATCATCTGCTACGATGACTTTCGCTTTATACGAAATAGCTATAGATAAAACATTGCAGAAAAAAATGCGAAAGGAAATCAGGACAGTACTTGAGAAACATGGTGGAAAATTGACTTATGAAGCTATCAAAGAGATGGAACTTATGGGCAGAGTTGTCGaag aGACCTTAAGAAAATACCCCGTAATTGCATTTATACCCAGGGAATGCACCAAAGACTATCAAGTTCCCGGAACAAACGTCACAATTAACAAAGGTACAAGTGTGGGCATACCAGTATTGGGTATTCACCGTGACCCCGAAATATACCCTGATCCTGAGAAATTTGATCCCGACCGATTTTTGGAGAAAAACAAACGTTCACGACATCCTTTCGCTTGGTTGCCGTTCGGAGAAGGTCCTCGAGCTTGTATCG GTCTAAGGTTTGGATTAATGCAAACAAAGGTTGGCTTAGCTAGTATCCTGACAAATTACGACATTAGCTTAAGTAAGAAGACCAAAGTCCCTATAGAATTTAATCCGTCTGGTGGgccaattttaaatgtgaaaggTGATGTTTGGATCAATATCAGTAAacatattgattga
- the LOC126266320 gene encoding probable cytochrome P450 6a23, which translates to MLLTTSIICDVVAIFATAICGFLIYAYWKLGYWSRKGLYDNDPVLFYGNAKKLLSRQQSLGEMWRDIYNNIKAKGLKHGGGSMMFGQTYVPVDLDIIKHIMQEDFQHFNSHGVYFNEKDDPLSAHLFALSGPKWRNMRVKLTPTFTSGKLKMMFSRLVECGECLKEKMEEFSNSGQYLDIKDILQSFTIDNIASCAFGLECDTMKNPNNEFATRGKNIFKPGLKLMLRTLVSFIFPHDFLRKIKLRRTDYDTEQFFINVLQKIVEHREKNKEYRNDFMHLMLQLKNIGKVTDDERLTNDGKSAEGAITFNQLAAQAFVFFVAGFETSSTTMTYALYEIATNMGLQDKMREEIRNVLERYDGKLTYEAIKDMHLMDRVLQETLRKYPVIPMIPRECTKDYQVPGTGVTIEKGTSVAISTLGIHHDAEIYPDPMKFDPDRFLEENKRSRHPFSWLPFGEGPRACIGLRFGLLQIKVGLASILEKYDITLSEKTEIPLKFNPSSGPILSVKGVIWLKIKQHKD; encoded by the exons ATGCTACTAACAACGAGTATAATTTGTGACGTTGTGGCGATTTTTGCTACGGCAATATGTGGATTTCTAATTTACGCCTATTGGAAATTGGGCTATTGGTCCAGAAAAGGACTTTACGACAACGACCCAGTTCTCTTCTATGGAAAcgctaaaaaattgttaagtaGACAACAAAGTTTGGGCGAAATGTGGAGagacatttataataacattaaagcTAAGGGACTGAAGCACGGTGGTGGTTCCATGATGTTTGGTCAAACTTACGTACCAGTTGATTTGGATATAATAAAGCATATTATGCAAGAAgactttcaacattttaacagTCATGgggtttattttaatgagaagGATGATCCCTTAAGTGCCCATTTATTTGCATTGTCAGGTCCAAAATGGAGAAATATGAGAGTAAAATTGACTCCCACTTTTACTTCTGGGAAATTGAAGATGATGTTCAGCAGACTTGTGGAATGTGGTGAATgtttaaaggaaaaaatggAGGAGTTCTCGAATTCAGGACAATATTTGGATATAAAGGACATATTGCAAAGCTTCACTATTGATAATATAGCATCTTGTGCATTCGGATTGGAATGTGACACAATGAAAAATCCAAACAACGAGTTTGCCACTAGAGGAAAGAATATCTTTAAACcaggattaaaattaatgttaagaaCATTAGTTTCATTCATATTTCCtcatgattttttacgtaaaattaaattacgacGAACTGATTACGAtactgaacaattttttataaacgtgttacaaaaaatagttGAACACAGAGAGAAGAACAAAGAATACAGAAATGATTTCATGCACCTTATGCTTCAACTGAAAAATATAGGGAAAGTAACGGACGATGAAAGACTAACGAATGACGGAAAATCGGCAGAAGGTGCGATAACATTTAATCAACTTGCTGCACAAGCTTTTGTGTTTTTTGTGGCGGGATTCGAAACTTCATCAACAACAATGACGTATGCTTTGTATGAAATTGCTACGAATATGGGGCTACAAGATAAAATGCGAGAAGAAATAAGGAATGTACTAGAGAGGTATGATGGAAAATTGACTTACGAAGCTATTAAAGACATGCATTTGATGGATAGAGTTCTTCAAG agacACTAAGGAAATATCCTGTTATTCCGATGATACCGAGGGAATGCACCAAAGACTATCAAGTTCCAGGCACAGGTGTAACAATTGAGAAAGGCACAAGTGTTGCGATATCGACACTGGGTATTCATCACGATGCTGAAATTTATCCTGACCCTATGAAATTTGACCCAGACCGATTTTTGGAAGAGAACAAACGTTCCCGTCATCCTTTCTCTTGGTTGCCATTTGGAGAAGGACCACGAGCATGCATAG gaCTTAGATTTGGATTACTTCAAATAAAGGTTGGGTTGGCTTCAATCTTGGAAAAGTATGACATTACTCTAAGTGAGAAAACTgaaattcctttaaaatttaatccatCTAGTGGACCTATTTTGTCTGTAAAAGGTGTTATTTggctaaaaattaaacaacataaagattag